A window from Streptomyces subrutilus encodes these proteins:
- a CDS encoding SpoIIE family protein phosphatase: MTEYPTSQEGPQPAAATATPVPGGSAVPFASGAAAVPAPGAPAGAGPDQPGRRAVPVAAPLVAAAATGGGTDEPGHGKAAVPAVEATRPGIPPARDPDGGAARNAAGAADTAAGPGAFPAAMPDPYGTAGSAGDGGPAGGQPAGDTAARREGDRLRFVGAATRRIARGIDLDEIVLGLCRATVPTFSDAILVYLRDPLPVGDERPVGPVVLRLRRTDRLRPIDDLTDLGTIGAGMDLAGAAGATGELDFSQLPLLGPQGDLPAAELCEIRPGGALAEVLRGVRPVFGSSAAAKAALPELLGVDHPLPRGNRAVLAPLRGRRRVIGAAVFLRSPERPAFEQNDLLVAAQLATHTALGIDKAVLYGREAYIADELQRTMLPDSLPQPTGVRLASRYLPAAETARVGGDWYDAIPLPGSRVALVVGDVMGHSMTSAAIMGQLRTTAQTLAQLDLPPAEVLHHLDEQAQRLGSDRMATCLYAVYDPVSHRITIANAGHPPPVLLHLGGRAEVLRVPPGAPIGVGGVDFEAVELDAPAGATLLLYTDGLVESRLRDVWTGIEQLRERLATTAQLTGLDHPPPLEALCDDVLDMLGPGDRDDDIALLAARFDGIAPSDVAYWFLDPEETAPGRARRFARRALTRWGLEELSDSLELLVSEVVTNAVRYAERPVTLRLLRTDVLRCEVGDDSPQLPRQRRARDTDEGGRGLFLVNRLTRRWGATRLSSGKVVWFELALPGAHERR; this comes from the coding sequence GTGACGGAGTACCCCACCTCTCAGGAGGGCCCGCAGCCTGCCGCGGCCACCGCGACACCGGTCCCGGGCGGCTCCGCCGTGCCCTTCGCCTCCGGCGCGGCGGCGGTCCCCGCGCCCGGCGCACCCGCCGGGGCCGGCCCCGACCAGCCCGGCCGCCGCGCGGTCCCGGTGGCCGCGCCGCTGGTCGCCGCCGCCGCCACCGGCGGCGGGACCGACGAGCCCGGCCACGGCAAGGCCGCCGTACCGGCCGTGGAGGCCACCCGCCCCGGCATCCCGCCGGCCCGTGACCCGGACGGCGGCGCCGCGCGCAACGCCGCCGGCGCGGCGGACACGGCCGCGGGCCCGGGTGCCTTCCCCGCCGCCATGCCGGACCCGTACGGGACCGCGGGCTCCGCGGGCGACGGCGGGCCGGCGGGCGGGCAGCCGGCCGGGGACACCGCGGCCCGCCGCGAGGGCGACCGGCTGCGGTTCGTCGGCGCCGCCACCCGGCGCATCGCCCGCGGCATCGACCTCGACGAGATCGTGCTGGGCCTGTGCCGCGCGACCGTGCCGACCTTCTCCGACGCCATCCTGGTGTACCTGCGCGACCCGCTGCCGGTCGGCGACGAGCGGCCCGTGGGGCCCGTCGTCCTGAGGCTGCGGCGCACCGACCGGCTCCGGCCGATCGACGACCTCACGGACCTGGGCACGATCGGGGCGGGAATGGACCTCGCCGGGGCCGCGGGGGCCACCGGCGAGCTCGACTTCAGCCAGCTGCCGCTGCTCGGTCCGCAGGGCGACCTGCCCGCGGCGGAGCTGTGCGAGATCCGGCCCGGCGGCGCGCTCGCGGAGGTGCTGCGCGGCGTACGGCCGGTCTTCGGGTCCTCCGCCGCCGCCAAGGCCGCGCTGCCGGAGCTGCTCGGGGTGGACCATCCGCTGCCGCGCGGCAACCGGGCCGTGCTCGCGCCGCTGCGCGGCCGCCGCCGGGTGATCGGCGCCGCGGTGTTCCTGCGCAGCCCCGAGCGTCCCGCGTTCGAGCAGAACGACCTGCTGGTCGCCGCGCAGCTGGCCACCCACACGGCCCTCGGCATCGACAAGGCGGTGCTGTACGGCCGCGAGGCGTACATCGCCGACGAGCTCCAGCGCACGATGCTGCCCGACAGCCTGCCCCAGCCCACCGGGGTGCGACTCGCCTCGCGCTACCTGCCGGCCGCCGAGACGGCCCGGGTCGGCGGCGACTGGTACGACGCCATACCGCTGCCCGGGAGCCGGGTCGCGCTGGTCGTCGGCGACGTCATGGGGCACTCCATGACCTCCGCCGCGATCATGGGCCAGCTGCGCACCACCGCGCAGACCCTGGCCCAGCTCGACCTGCCGCCCGCCGAGGTCCTCCACCATCTGGACGAGCAGGCCCAGCGGCTCGGCTCGGACCGGATGGCCACCTGCCTGTACGCGGTCTACGACCCCGTCTCGCACCGGATCACCATCGCCAACGCCGGCCACCCGCCGCCCGTCCTGCTGCACCTGGGCGGCCGGGCCGAGGTGCTGCGCGTACCGCCCGGCGCCCCGATCGGGGTGGGCGGCGTGGACTTCGAGGCCGTGGAGCTGGACGCGCCCGCCGGGGCCACCCTGCTGCTGTACACCGACGGCCTGGTGGAGTCCCGGCTGCGGGACGTGTGGACGGGTATCGAACAGTTGCGCGAGCGGCTCGCGACGACCGCCCAACTGACCGGCCTGGACCACCCGCCGCCGCTGGAGGCCCTGTGCGACGACGTCCTGGACATGCTCGGGCCGGGCGACCGGGACGACGACATCGCGCTGCTCGCCGCCCGCTTCGACGGGATCGCGCCCAGTGACGTGGCGTACTGGTTCCTGGACCCGGAGGAGACCGCTCCGGGCCGGGCCCGTCGGTTCGCCCGCCGCGCCCTCACCCGTTGGGGCCTGGAGGAGCTGAGCGATTCGCTGGAGCTGCTGGTCAGCGAGGTGGTCACCAATGCCGTGCGGTACGCCGAGCGGCCGGTGACCCTGCGCCTGCTGCGGACGGACGTGCTGCGGTGCGAGGTGGGCGACGACTCGCCGCAGCTGCCCCGCCAGCGCCGGGCGCGGGACACCGACGAGGGCGGCCGCGGCCTGTTCCTGGTCAACCGGTTGACCCGCCGCTGGGGTGCCACCCGGCTGAGCAGCGGAAAGGTGGTCTGGTTCGAGCTCGCGTTGCCGGGTGCGCATGAGCGGCGTTGA
- a CDS encoding class II fumarate hydratase, which yields MTEDQQAEAFRTEHDSMGDVQVPRDAKWRAQTQRAVENFPISGQRLEPSHIEALARIKAAAAVVNARLGVVDGEIAEAIRSAAEEVAEGRWNDEFPVDVFQTGSGTSSNMNANEVIATLATERLGREVHPNDHVNASQSSNDVFPSSLHIAATAAVTGVLIPALEHLAAAMERKAAEFEQVVKAGRTHLMDATPVTLGQEFGGYATQIRYGVERLYAALPRLAELPLGGTAVGTGINTPPGFSAAVIAEVAAATGLPLTEARNHFEAQGARDALVETSGMLRTIAVSLTKISNDLRWMASGPRTGLAEINLPDLQPGSSIMPGKVNPVVPEAVLMVAAQVMGNDAAVAVAGAAGNFELNVMLPVMARNLLESIRLLGSASRLLADRTIDGITANTARAREYAESSPSVVTPLNRYIGYEEAAKVAKKALAERRTIREVVLESGYVERGLLTLEQLDEALDVLRMTRP from the coding sequence ATGACCGAAGACCAGCAGGCCGAAGCGTTCCGGACCGAGCACGACTCCATGGGCGACGTCCAGGTGCCCCGGGACGCCAAATGGCGGGCCCAGACGCAGCGCGCGGTGGAGAACTTCCCCATCTCGGGCCAACGGCTGGAGCCGTCCCACATCGAGGCGCTCGCCCGGATCAAGGCCGCGGCCGCCGTGGTGAACGCCCGGCTCGGCGTGGTGGACGGGGAGATCGCGGAGGCGATCCGGTCCGCCGCCGAGGAGGTCGCCGAAGGCCGGTGGAACGACGAGTTCCCCGTGGACGTCTTCCAGACCGGCTCCGGCACCTCGTCCAACATGAACGCGAACGAGGTGATCGCCACCCTGGCCACCGAGCGGCTCGGCCGCGAGGTCCACCCCAACGACCACGTCAACGCCTCCCAGAGCTCGAACGACGTCTTCCCCTCCTCCCTCCACATCGCCGCCACCGCCGCCGTCACCGGCGTGCTGATCCCGGCCCTGGAGCACCTCGCCGCCGCGATGGAGCGCAAGGCCGCCGAGTTCGAACAAGTCGTCAAGGCCGGGCGCACCCACCTGATGGACGCCACCCCCGTCACCCTGGGCCAGGAGTTCGGCGGGTACGCGACCCAGATCCGCTACGGCGTCGAACGGCTCTACGCGGCCCTGCCCCGCCTGGCCGAGCTGCCCCTGGGCGGCACCGCGGTGGGCACCGGGATCAACACCCCGCCCGGCTTCTCGGCCGCCGTGATCGCCGAGGTGGCCGCGGCCACCGGGCTGCCGCTGACCGAGGCCCGCAACCACTTCGAGGCCCAGGGGGCGCGGGACGCGCTGGTGGAGACCTCGGGGATGCTCCGCACGATCGCGGTCTCGCTCACCAAGATCTCCAACGACCTGCGCTGGATGGCTTCCGGGCCGCGCACCGGATTGGCCGAAATCAATCTCCCGGATCTCCAGCCCGGCTCCTCGATCATGCCCGGGAAGGTCAATCCGGTCGTACCGGAGGCCGTCCTGATGGTCGCCGCCCAGGTGATGGGGAACGACGCCGCCGTCGCCGTGGCGGGCGCGGCCGGCAACTTCGAGCTCAACGTGATGCTCCCGGTGATGGCCCGCAACCTCCTCGAATCGATCCGCCTGCTCGGCAGCGCGAGCCGCCTGCTGGCCGACCGCACCATCGACGGGATCACCGCCAACACCGCCCGGGCCAGGGAGTACGCCGAGTCCTCGCCCTCCGTGGTGACCCCGCTCAACCGCTACATCGGCTACGAGGAGGCCGCCAAGGTGGCGAAGAAGGCCCTCGCGGAGCGCAGGACGATCCGCGAGGTCGTCCTGGAGTCCGGGTACGTGGAGCGGGGCCTGCTCACCCTGGAGCAGTTGGACGAGGCGCTCGACGTGCTGCGCATGACCCGCCCCTGA
- a CDS encoding glycerophosphodiester phosphodiesterase, producing the protein MTAIRTARAVRVVAHRGASHEHPEHTLAAYRQAVADGADALECDVRLTADRRLVCVHDRRVERTSDGRGAVSAMTYEELAALDFGAWKGAGHAGSRVLLFEDLLREALAAPRPVGLAVETKHPTRAGGLLESELVRLLARYGLADGGSGRVEVMSFSRTALTRLHRLAPGLPAVYLMERRLRPPRPPYATHAGPGIELVRRDPGLVGRLKAKGLTVRVWTVDQPADVELCVRLGVDTLITNRPRDVRKLLRDL; encoded by the coding sequence ATGACTGCGATCCGCACCGCCCGCGCCGTCCGGGTGGTCGCCCACCGCGGGGCCTCGCACGAGCACCCCGAGCACACCCTGGCCGCCTACCGGCAGGCCGTGGCGGACGGGGCCGACGCGCTGGAGTGCGACGTGCGGCTGACCGCCGACCGGCGGCTGGTGTGCGTGCACGACCGGCGCGTGGAGCGGACCTCCGACGGGCGGGGCGCGGTGTCGGCGATGACCTACGAGGAGCTCGCGGCGCTGGACTTCGGCGCCTGGAAGGGCGCCGGGCACGCCGGGAGCCGGGTGCTGCTCTTCGAGGACCTGCTCCGGGAGGCGCTGGCCGCGCCCCGGCCGGTCGGGCTGGCCGTCGAGACCAAGCACCCGACGCGCGCCGGCGGGCTGCTGGAGTCCGAGCTGGTGCGGCTGCTGGCGCGGTACGGGCTGGCCGACGGCGGCAGCGGGCGGGTCGAGGTGATGAGCTTCTCCCGCACCGCGCTGACCCGGCTGCACCGGCTCGCGCCGGGCCTGCCCGCCGTGTACCTGATGGAGCGGCGGCTGCGCCCGCCCCGCCCCCCGTACGCGACCCACGCGGGTCCGGGGATCGAGCTCGTCCGGCGGGATCCGGGGCTGGTGGGGCGGCTGAAGGCCAAGGGGCTGACGGTGCGGGTGTGGACGGTCGACCAGCCGGCCGACGTGGAGCTGTGCGTACGGCTCGGCGTGGACACCCTCATCACCAACCGGCCGCGGGACGTGCGCAAGCTGCTGCGGGACCTGTGA
- a CDS encoding fumarate hydratase: MAPMPEFAYTDLLPLGEDTTPYRLVTAEGVSTFEADGRTFLRVEPEALRKLAEEAVHDIQHFLRPAHLAQLRRIIDDPEASANDKFVALDLLKNANIAAAGVLPMCQDTGTAIVMGKRGQNVLTEGGDEEALSRGIFDAYTRLNLRYSQMAPLTMWEEKNTGSNLPAQIELYATDGGAYKFLFMAKGGGSANKSFLYQETKAVLNEASMMKFLEEKIRSLGTAACPPYHLAIVVGGTSAEHALKTAKYASAHYLDELPREGSPLGHGFRDEALEQQVFELTQRIGIGAQFGGKYFCHDVRVVRLPRHGASLPVAIAVSCSADRQATAKITAEGVFLERLETDPARFLPETTDEHLAEEDSADVVSIDLNRPMDEILATLTRHPVKTRLSLTGPLVVARDIAHAKIKELLDTGAPMPQYLKDHPVYYAGPAKTPEGYASGSFGPTTAGRMDSYVEQFQAAGGSKVMLAKGNRSQQVTDACGAHGGFYLGSIGGPAARLAQDCIKKVEVLEYEELGMEAVWRIEVEDFPAFIVVDDKGNDFFQNPAPEPTFTHIPVRGPGL; the protein is encoded by the coding sequence ATGGCCCCCATGCCGGAGTTCGCGTACACCGACCTGCTGCCCTTGGGCGAGGACACCACCCCGTACCGGCTGGTGACCGCCGAGGGCGTGTCCACCTTCGAGGCGGACGGGCGTACGTTCCTCAGGGTCGAGCCGGAGGCGCTGCGCAAGCTCGCCGAAGAGGCCGTCCACGACATCCAGCACTTCCTGCGGCCCGCGCACCTCGCGCAGCTGCGCCGGATCATCGACGACCCGGAGGCGAGCGCGAACGACAAGTTCGTGGCGCTGGACCTGCTGAAGAACGCGAACATCGCCGCGGCCGGCGTGCTGCCGATGTGCCAGGACACCGGTACGGCGATCGTGATGGGCAAGCGCGGCCAGAACGTGCTGACCGAGGGCGGCGACGAGGAGGCGCTCTCGCGCGGCATCTTCGACGCGTACACCCGCCTGAACCTGCGCTACTCGCAGATGGCCCCGCTCACCATGTGGGAGGAGAAGAACACCGGCTCGAACCTGCCCGCGCAGATCGAGCTGTACGCGACGGACGGCGGCGCGTACAAGTTCCTCTTCATGGCCAAGGGCGGCGGCAGCGCGAACAAGTCCTTCCTCTACCAGGAGACCAAGGCCGTCCTGAACGAGGCCTCCATGATGAAGTTCCTGGAGGAGAAGATCCGCTCGCTCGGCACGGCGGCCTGCCCGCCCTACCACCTGGCGATCGTGGTGGGCGGCACCTCGGCCGAGCACGCGCTGAAGACCGCCAAGTACGCCTCCGCCCACTACCTGGACGAGCTGCCGCGCGAGGGCTCGCCGCTGGGCCACGGCTTCCGCGACGAGGCGCTGGAGCAGCAGGTCTTCGAGCTGACGCAGCGGATCGGCATCGGCGCGCAGTTCGGCGGCAAGTACTTCTGCCACGACGTGCGCGTGGTGCGGCTGCCGCGCCACGGCGCCTCGCTGCCGGTGGCCATCGCCGTGTCCTGCTCGGCCGACCGCCAGGCCACCGCGAAGATCACCGCCGAGGGCGTCTTCCTGGAGCGGCTGGAGACGGATCCGGCGCGGTTCCTGCCCGAGACCACCGACGAGCACCTGGCGGAGGAGGACTCGGCGGACGTGGTGTCGATCGACCTGAACCGGCCGATGGACGAGATCCTGGCGACGCTGACCCGCCACCCGGTCAAGACGCGCCTGTCGCTGACCGGCCCGCTGGTCGTGGCGCGCGACATCGCGCACGCCAAGATCAAGGAACTGCTGGACACGGGCGCCCCGATGCCGCAGTACCTGAAGGACCACCCGGTCTACTACGCCGGCCCGGCCAAGACCCCCGAGGGCTACGCGTCCGGTTCGTTCGGCCCGACCACGGCCGGCCGGATGGACAGCTACGTCGAGCAGTTCCAGGCGGCGGGCGGCTCCAAGGTCATGCTGGCCAAGGGCAACCGCTCGCAGCAGGTGACGGACGCGTGCGGCGCGCACGGCGGCTTCTACCTGGGTTCGATCGGCGGCCCGGCGGCGCGGCTCGCACAGGACTGCATCAAGAAGGTCGAGGTCCTGGAGTACGAGGAGCTCGGCATGGAGGCGGTCTGGCGGATCGAGGTGGAGGACTTCCCGGCCTTCATCGTCGTGGACGACAAGGGCAACGACTTCTTCCAGAACCCGGCCCCGGAGCCCACGTTCACCCACATCCCGGTCCGCGGCCCCGGCCTCTAG
- the fomD gene encoding cytidylyl-2-hydroxypropylphosphonate hydrolase codes for MTGTFRPGGGAARDGSLPARWAPGEQILWRYRDNAPGRGGGVHICRPVTVVRDTDELLAVWMAPGTECVKPVLADGTAVHAEPLATRYTAPRTTVRSRWFGTGVLKLARPRDPWSVWLFWERGWRFKNWYVNLEEPRARWAGGVDSEDHFLDIAVHPDRSWTWLDEDEFAQAQRAGLMDREQARRVRAAGRAAVELIAAWGPPFSEGWQDWRPDPAWTVPALPEDWDRTPAHMSS; via the coding sequence ATGACAGGTACTTTCCGCCCGGGAGGCGGTGCGGCCCGCGACGGCTCGCTCCCCGCGCGCTGGGCGCCCGGGGAGCAGATCCTCTGGCGCTACCGCGACAACGCCCCGGGGCGGGGCGGCGGGGTGCACATCTGCCGCCCCGTCACCGTGGTGCGGGACACCGACGAGCTGCTGGCCGTCTGGATGGCCCCCGGCACCGAATGCGTCAAGCCGGTCCTCGCCGACGGCACCGCCGTGCACGCGGAGCCCCTCGCCACCCGCTACACCGCGCCGCGCACCACCGTGCGGTCGCGCTGGTTCGGCACCGGCGTGCTGAAGCTGGCCCGGCCGCGGGACCCGTGGTCGGTGTGGCTGTTCTGGGAGCGCGGCTGGCGGTTCAAGAACTGGTACGTGAACCTGGAGGAGCCCCGCGCCCGGTGGGCCGGCGGGGTCGACTCCGAGGACCACTTCCTCGACATCGCCGTGCACCCGGACCGCAGCTGGACGTGGCTGGACGAGGACGAGTTCGCGCAGGCCCAGCGGGCCGGGCTGATGGACCGTGAGCAGGCCCGGCGGGTGCGCGCGGCCGGGCGGGCCGCGGTGGAGCTGATCGCGGCCTGGGGGCCGCCGTTCTCGGAGGGCTGGCAGGACTGGCGTCCGGATCCCGCCTGGACGGTGCCGGCGCTGCCGGAGGACTGGGACCGCACTCCGGCGCACATGAGCTCATGA
- a CDS encoding catalase, translated as MSQDAQKVPYTTNNAGIPVESDEHSLTVSPDGPILLQDHYLIEKMAQFNRERVPERVVHAKGAGAYGVFQVTNDVSQFTKADLFQPGRRTEMLARFSTVAGEQGSPDTWRDPRGFALKFYTEHGNYDMVGNNTPVFFVRDPIKFQDFIRSQKRRLDNGLRDHDMQWDFWTLSPESAHQVTILMGDRGIPKNYRTMDGFSSHTYLWVNAGGERFWVKYHFKTDQGNAFLTQEEADRIAGEDPDYHRRDLFDAIAGGQAPTWTMHVQVMPFDDAPDYRFNPFDLTKVWPHADYPLIEVGRMTLDKNPEDYFIHIEQAAFEPSNLVPGIGPSPDKMLLGRLFSYPDTHRYRIGANYAQLPPNRSRSLVSSYAKDGAMRFDAAAVARPYAPNSYGGPAADTARFGEPAGWASSGEMVREAYTLRSQDDDWGQPGTMVREVFDDAARERLVSNVAGHLKDGVSAPVLARALQYWRNVDKAVGDRIASAVSGG; from the coding sequence GTGAGCCAGGACGCGCAGAAGGTCCCGTACACCACCAACAACGCCGGGATCCCGGTGGAGAGCGACGAGCACTCGCTCACCGTGAGTCCGGACGGCCCGATCCTGCTCCAGGACCACTACCTGATCGAGAAGATGGCCCAGTTCAACCGGGAGCGGGTCCCCGAACGGGTGGTGCACGCCAAGGGAGCGGGCGCCTACGGCGTCTTCCAGGTGACGAACGACGTCAGCCAGTTCACCAAGGCCGACCTCTTCCAGCCGGGCCGCCGGACCGAGATGCTGGCCCGCTTCTCGACGGTCGCCGGTGAGCAGGGCTCCCCGGACACCTGGCGGGACCCGCGCGGTTTCGCCCTGAAGTTCTACACCGAGCACGGCAACTACGACATGGTCGGCAACAACACCCCGGTCTTCTTCGTCCGGGACCCGATCAAGTTCCAGGACTTCATCCGCTCGCAGAAGCGCCGCCTGGACAACGGGCTGCGCGACCACGACATGCAGTGGGACTTCTGGACGCTCTCCCCCGAGTCCGCGCACCAGGTGACCATCCTGATGGGCGACCGCGGCATCCCGAAGAACTACCGCACGATGGACGGCTTCAGCTCGCACACCTACCTGTGGGTGAACGCGGGCGGGGAGCGGTTCTGGGTGAAGTACCACTTCAAGACGGACCAGGGCAACGCGTTCCTGACGCAGGAGGAGGCGGACCGGATCGCGGGCGAGGACCCGGACTACCACCGGCGCGACCTGTTCGACGCGATCGCGGGCGGTCAGGCGCCGACCTGGACGATGCACGTCCAGGTGATGCCGTTCGATGACGCCCCGGACTACCGGTTCAACCCGTTCGACCTGACGAAGGTGTGGCCGCACGCGGACTACCCGCTGATCGAGGTCGGTCGGATGACGCTGGACAAGAACCCGGAGGACTACTTCATCCACATCGAGCAGGCCGCCTTCGAGCCGTCGAACCTGGTGCCGGGCATCGGCCCGTCGCCGGACAAGATGCTGCTCGGCCGGCTGTTCTCGTATCCGGACACGCACCGCTACCGGATCGGGGCGAACTACGCCCAGCTCCCGCCGAACCGCTCCCGCTCGCTGGTCTCCTCGTACGCGAAGGACGGCGCGATGCGTTTCGACGCGGCGGCCGTGGCCCGGCCGTACGCCCCCAACTCGTACGGCGGGCCGGCGGCGGACACGGCGCGCTTCGGCGAGCCGGCCGGCTGGGCGAGCTCGGGCGAGATGGTGCGCGAGGCGTACACGCTGCGCAGCCAGGACGACGACTGGGGCCAGCCGGGCACGATGGTCCGCGAGGTCTTCGACGACGCCGCGCGCGAGCGGCTGGTGTCGAACGTGGCGGGTCACCTGAAGGACGGGGTCAGCGCCCCGGTGCTGGCGCGCGCCCTCCAGTACTGGCGCAACGTGGACAAGGCGGTGGGCGACCGGATCGCCTCCGCCGTCTCGGGCGGCTGA
- a CDS encoding ricin-type beta-trefoil lectin domain protein, translating into MARAGTKARLRSTVVAVAVLAAALGGVTAVTPLAQAAAPAAQAAPAAAATPLPPELEAIRAAEAVKIYGDAAVRPLAERKTGLISLGDSEISGEGVGNYDPATNTPNNQCHRSPDSAIHRTGIPADLTFNVACSGGYTGNIRIGGSKQYADELVQSDSLAIKARNTRIKMVLLVAGANDDLQFGPVMTDCVTRWVLSQGTCEPKYAPGWQARVDGLRPKVEATVGDLKTVMRDAGYADGDYKLVVMGYPSPIGPDFNDNPNFPGKLPGGCAGYDSDAAWGRNQAVPAFEKGMREAARASGAVYLDNSRLFHGHEVCMEDTWARGLYLDLGDHFPWDENTARQSFHPNYKGHGAFASCLTQLYASGLREASCADPASTGTPVLQAGAWDDVYRPLRNEATGNCLDVFGGSSANDTKVVGWDCHGGRNQGWWYDTARTSLHTELTHDRCLDVPGAKYAAGTGLVLWNCHGGANQQFVRDGATLRPAAAANLCLTVAAGHDPLRLQTCNGSAAQRFA; encoded by the coding sequence ATGGCACGTGCAGGTACGAAAGCCAGGCTCAGATCTACCGTCGTCGCAGTCGCGGTGCTCGCGGCCGCCCTCGGGGGCGTGACAGCCGTCACCCCCCTGGCCCAGGCGGCCGCCCCCGCCGCCCAGGCCGCTCCGGCCGCCGCGGCCACCCCCCTGCCGCCCGAGCTGGAGGCGATCCGGGCCGCCGAGGCCGTCAAGATCTACGGCGACGCGGCCGTCCGCCCCCTGGCCGAGCGCAAGACCGGTCTGATCTCGCTGGGCGACAGCGAGATCTCGGGCGAGGGCGTCGGAAACTACGACCCCGCCACGAACACGCCGAACAACCAGTGCCACCGCTCGCCCGACTCGGCGATCCACCGCACCGGCATCCCGGCCGACCTCACCTTCAACGTCGCCTGCTCCGGCGGCTACACCGGCAACATCAGGATCGGCGGCAGCAAGCAGTACGCCGACGAGCTGGTGCAGAGCGACAGCCTGGCCATCAAAGCACGCAACACCCGCATCAAGATGGTCCTGCTGGTCGCCGGCGCCAACGACGACCTCCAGTTCGGCCCGGTCATGACCGACTGCGTCACCCGCTGGGTGCTCAGCCAGGGCACCTGCGAGCCCAAGTACGCCCCGGGCTGGCAGGCCCGAGTCGACGGACTGCGGCCCAAGGTCGAGGCCACGGTCGGGGACCTCAAGACCGTCATGCGCGACGCCGGCTACGCCGACGGCGACTACAAGCTCGTCGTGATGGGCTACCCCAGCCCCATCGGCCCCGACTTCAACGACAACCCGAACTTCCCCGGCAAGCTCCCCGGCGGCTGCGCCGGCTACGACTCCGACGCCGCCTGGGGCCGCAACCAGGCCGTGCCCGCCTTCGAGAAGGGCATGCGCGAGGCCGCCCGCGCCTCCGGCGCCGTCTACCTCGACAACTCCCGGCTCTTCCACGGCCACGAGGTGTGCATGGAGGACACCTGGGCCCGCGGCCTCTACCTGGACCTCGGCGACCACTTCCCGTGGGACGAGAACACCGCCCGCCAGTCCTTCCACCCCAACTACAAGGGCCACGGCGCGTTCGCGTCCTGCCTCACCCAGCTCTACGCCTCCGGCCTGCGCGAGGCCTCCTGCGCCGACCCGGCCAGCACCGGCACCCCCGTCCTCCAGGCGGGCGCCTGGGACGACGTCTACCGGCCCCTGAGGAACGAGGCGACCGGCAACTGCCTCGACGTCTTCGGCGGTTCCAGCGCCAACGACACCAAGGTGGTCGGCTGGGACTGCCACGGCGGCCGCAACCAGGGCTGGTGGTACGACACCGCCCGCACGTCCCTCCACACCGAACTCACCCACGACCGCTGCCTCGACGTCCCCGGGGCCAAGTACGCCGCGGGCACCGGCCTGGTGCTGTGGAACTGCCACGGCGGCGCCAACCAGCAGTTCGTCCGCGACGGCGCCACCCTGCGCCCCGCCGCCGCCGCGAACCTGTGCCTGACCGTGGCCGCCGGCCACGACCCGCTGCGCCTGCAGACCTGCAACGGCTCGGCGGCCCAGCGCTTCGCGTAG